In the genome of candidate division WOR-3 bacterium, the window CTATTCATTTGAAATATATACGAAGAAGGCTGATATTCTACGCAGAAGCAGTATTTGCCTTGGATATGAATGGATAGGTACGAACCCTGACAAGGTTAACTACGGTGATAAAATCCACCTCGGATTTGAGGTGTGCAGCTGGGTTGGAATCAATTCTTACTATGCGTTTGCTGATAAAGGAAGCTACTTTTCATTGCACGATTCGCCCTCTTTTGCCGTTGAGATATCCCTTGGGAGGAACTTAACGTTCACGAAAGTCTACAACATCGTGTTAGTATTCGAGCAGACCATACTGGGGAAAGACATTCCGTTATCAACTGGTATATCATTAAGAATGTCGCGTAAATAGAACGCGATAAATGATTGACTCTACTCAATTGGCATGCACACTCCTATCCGTCGAGACGAGAGGGGGATCGGATGAAGCTGAGTTCAAAGCTCAATGTGTGTATTGAAGGGGCATCAGTGTACCTCCGGCCGGTCATGCTGCGCGACGCGCCAGTGATCAGAAAATGGCATAATGACCCGGAAATCATGCGCATGGCGCGGATCGGCGAGAAGAAAACGACAATTGCTGAGGAGCATACTGATATCAGATCGGCGCGCAAATCAGATAAAGAGGCGTATCATATTATTGTGAAGATATCAGACAATAAGCCGATCGGTTTTCTGCGGTTCATTTATATTGACAGAGCGAGTGGTAACGTGTGGTTGCGCATGATGGTCGGCGACAAACAGGCATGGGGTAAGGGCTTTGCCCGTGATGCGATGCAGACCTACCTGAAGTGGCTGTTCGATGTAATCGGTATCCACCGGGTCAGCCTTGAATGTTAT includes:
- a CDS encoding GNAT family N-acetyltransferase, with the protein product MKLSSKLNVCIEGASVYLRPVMLRDAPVIRKWHNDPEIMRMARIGEKKTTIAEEHTDIRSARKSDKEAYHIIVKISDNKPIGFLRFIYIDRASGNVWLRMMVGDKQAWGKGFARDAMQTYLKWLFDVIGIHRVSLECYSTNKRAIEFYRRMGFRREGVLREAVLIDNKYRDIFSFGMLRKDFRSEDGG